The genomic window TCGGGCTGCCCGATGGGGAACTCGCCGACACGCCGCCCTTTGCTCACGCGTTGGCCGCCGCCCTGCGCACGGTGCGGCCCCGCGTGCTGGTGGTGCCGCACTGGCACGACCGCCACCCCGACCACTTCGGGACCTACCACCTCACCAAGCGGGCCATTCACCTCGCGGCGCTGAAAAAGGCTGACCTCGGCGGCGATCCCTGGCGGGTGCAGCGGGTGCTGCTCTATCAGGGCAACTCGGACATCAGCGCCAACGTGCTGGTAGACATCGGTAGTGTGATGACCGAGTGGGAAGCCGCCATCCGGGCGCACACCTCGCAGTTCGCGGGGGGCTACGTGTCGGAGACGGTCACGCCCGAAATCATCGAGCGGCGTCAGGGCCGCCTGACCTACTGGGGCACCCTGCTGCGGGTGAAATACGCCGAGCCCTTCGAGGCCGAGGAACCGCTTTTGCTCGACCCCTTGGGCCTCTGAACAGCGGATCAAGCCCCAAAAGCAGCCCCCGGAAGTTCAGGTTCCGGGGGCTCGCTTCTTGGAAGAGATCAAGTCGGGCAGTTGTCCGAGCAGTTGGGGCCGACAAATCTGCCGGTGCAGTCCTGTTCGGCTTTGTTCTGGCCGTGTCCATTGTTCTGCGACGTGGCGTGTTCGTGGTTCTCAGGCAAAACAAAACCCCCCGCGTGGGGGGGCAGAGGTCCAGCCGAGGACGTTAGACCGCGAGCACCTGACGGCCATCGTAATAGCCGCAGTTGGGGCAGATGTGGTGCGAGAGCTTCTTGCCGTGGCACTGGGGGCACTCGGTCAGGTTGGGGGCGGTCAGCGCGTGGTGGCTGCGGCGCATGTCGCGCTTGCTCTTGCTGGTCTTCTTCTTGGGAACGGGGTGTTTGGCCATGATCTTTCTCCTCGGGGAGCCACACGGCGCGTCTCGCCGGGGCCTTCTTCTCGGAACGTGGCCCCCAGCACGGACGGGAGGCCGGTTCGAGACAACAGCGGGGAGTATACCACGCTGGGCGGCACTCTGACAAAAGGGCCGTCACGCTTCAGCGGGGAGCTGTGCGGTCGTGAACATAGCAGTAGGCCCAGGCCTCGCCCGGTTCCAGGCTGCGGATCACCGGGTGCGCGCTGGACTGGGCGTGGGCGGTGGCGTGCCTGTTGGGCGAGGAATCGCAGCAGCCGGTGTGGCCGCAGTCATGCACACGCGCAGGTGCACCCACGAGTCGCCCTGCGCCACACATTCTGGACAGGTGTCCAGGCTGTCCGGATGCACCACGGTGACGCTGTGGGCGTGGTCGCACATCTGCTGCTGCTCCGCGCTGAGGGTCATGGGCGGCGTGCTGGGCAGCGTCACAGGCCCAGCACGCCGCGAGCCACGGCGTCGGTACTCGTCAGGACGTGGGTGGCCCCCACGCCGCGCAGGGTGGCAATCTCGCCGGGTTCGTCGGTATGCGCCACGATGGTCAGCTCCGGATTCAGGGTGCGGGCCACGCCGATTACCCGCGCCGTCATTTCCGGGACGTCGTCGAGAACCACCAGCGCGCGGGCCGAGGCCAGCCCGGCGTCGCCCAGCAGCCCAGCGCGGGCATAGTCCCCGATAAGGACCGGATACCCGTGCGCGGTGACCTGCGCGGCCCCGTCCGGACTGAGGGTCAGCACCCCGAACGGGACCTGCTGCGCCGCCAGCCCCTTGACCAGCCGCCGCGCGTGGTCCCCGAAACCTGCCACCAGCACGTGCCCGCTCAGGTGCGCCAGCGGGGCCTCGGGGTTGGGCTCGGCCCGGGTGGGAGCTTCGGCGGGCGCGGCGGTAGGTGCGGGGCGCGCGCGGCCCAGGGCACCCAGGCGTTCGCCCAGGGTCGCCATGACCGGCGTGAGGGCCATGAGCAGCACCGTCGCGGCGATGAAGGTCTGGGTGCCCGTCTCGCCCAGACCGGCCGGACTGAGGCCCAGCGCCCGCCCGCTGCTCTCCAGCACGAACGAGAACTCGCCGACCTGCGCCAGCAGCCAGCCGGTCGCGGCGGCGGTCGCCAGCGGGAACCCCAGCAGCCGCACACTGAGGGCCGCCGCGAGCGCCTTGAGCACGGCGAAGACGGCCACGGCTCCCAGCACCAGGGGCAGGTGCGTCCACAGGAAACCCAGGTCGAGCTGCAAGCCCACCGACAGGAAAAACGCCGCGCTGAACAGGATCTGTAGGGGCAGGATTTCTCCGAAGGCCTGCTGCCCGAAACGGCTCTCGCTGACGAGGAGCCCGGCCAGGAAGGCCCCGAGCGCCAGGCTGACCCCGGCCAGACTGGTCAGGTACGCCGTGGCGAAACACAGCGACAGTGTGCTGAGCAGAAAAATCTCCTGCGAGCAGGTGCGGGCCACCACCTCCAGCAGTTTCGGCACGACCCGCCGCGCCAGCAGCAGCACCGCCGCCACGATTCCCCCGGCCTTGAGCAGCGCCACGACCAGGCCGCCCGCCCCGCCGCCCTGTCCGGCGAGCATGGGCACCAGCAGCACCATGACCACCACCGCCAGATCCTGAAAGATCAGGATGCCCAGGCTGGCCTGCCCGGTCGGCGACCCCACCCCGCCGCGCGACTCCAGAATCTTGGTGACGATGGCGGTGCTCGACAGGCTGAGCAGAAAACCCGTGAACACGGCGTTGGGCAGGCTGACCCCGAAGGCCAGCAGCACGCCCGTGACCGCTGCGACCGTCAGGAGCACCTGAAGGCCGCCCCCCACGAAAATCAGCCGGAAGATGCGGGCGAGTTTGTCCAGGCTGAACTCGATGCCGATGGTAAAGAGCAGCAGCATCACCCCGATCTCGGATGCCGCGCCGATCAGGGCCGGGTCGTCGATGATGCCCAGCGCCGACGGCCCGGCCAGCACCCCCGCGAACAGAAACCCGATGATGGGCACCAGTCCCAGCCGGAACGATGCGAAGGCCGTGGCTCCTGCCACGAGCAGCAGCAGGGTCAGTTGCCCCATGAAGGCGGGCGGGCCGCTGGCATGACTTGCAGCGGACGTGGCCGCCAGAGCAGAGGTCAACACAAAGGGCAGCAGCAGCAGAAACCAGGAAACGCGCATATCCATCCCATTGTGTGCCCTGGGGCCGTAGACCGCACCCCCCCGCAGGCCGGACGCCCCCGCAGGCCTTCATGCCGCCCGCTGCGCGTCCGGACCGGCCCATGTACCGGGGGTCTGCCTCGTACCGGGGGTCTGCCCTAGATTGAACGGGTGAACGACACGTTGCTCACGACCTATACCCTGGCCGAGGGCCTGCACTGGCTGGACCTGATCGGGGTGCTGGCCTTTGCCATGTCGGGAGCACTGCTGGGGGTGCGTAAGCGGTTTGATCTGTTCGGCGTGCTGGTGCTGGGCGCAGTCACGGCGGTGGGCGGCGGCGCCATCCGCGACTCGCTGACCGGGCAAACCCCGCCGCTGTTTCTGCGTGACGAAACCTACCTCTGGACCGCGCTGCTCGGCGCGCTGCTGGCCTTCGCGTTCGGTGAGCGCCTCGCCCGCTTCGAGCGCACACTGAGCCTCTTCGACTCGGCGGGGCTGGCCCTGTTCGCTACGTCGGGCGCCCTGGGGGCCATCAAAATCGGGCTGGGGCCGCTGGGCGTGGTGTTTGCGGGCATGCTCAGTGGGGTGGGCGGCGGCATCATCCGTGACCTGATCGCCAACGAAGTGCCCGAGGTGATGTACCGCCGCGACCAGCTCTACGCCACCGCCGCCGCTGCCGGAGCAGGCGCGGTATGGCTGCTCGCGCCGCATTTCACGCCCTTTCAGGCGCAGGCGGGTGGGGCGCTGCTGGTGCTTTTTCTGCGTTGGGTGTCGCGCCGCCAGTGGGTGCGCTTGCCGGTGCGCCGACTGCCCGAATAGCCAGCAAAAGGAAGCGCCCAGAACCTTTGCTCTGGGCACCCTTACAGTCAGTGGATATTTCAGATGTTCAGGCAGCGTACTGGCCGCGCAGCCGGTCGAGCAGCGGCACCAGTTCGTCGCGCAGGTTTTCGGGCAGCAGCAGCTCGACGCCGATGAGGAAGTTGGCCGCTTCTTGCAGGGGAATGGCGCGCGGCTCGCAGCGGCTCATCTGGGCAGCGCGGGTCAGCAGGCCTTCACCGTCGGGGCCGAGGGCTTCGAGCAGACAGTCCCACAGCGGGGCGGGCTCGTTGGGCGCCAGTTCGCGCATGCTCAGGTCGGCCCAGCCCTGCTGGTAGGCGCGGCGCGTGAGCTTGAGGCACACTTGCAGCGGCAGGTGCAGCAGTTCGGCCACCTGCTCCACCGTGCGCACACCGTCGCAGGCCCGCAGCAGCTTCTTGCACCAGTAGCACGTCACGCCGGCGCCGGGCCGGGGGCGCAGAACGACGTGAGCGAGAGTAGAAGTGGGGACGGGCGCGGTCAGAAGCTGAGTGATCACGGGAACTCCTCGGCAAACAGGGAAGGAAGGAAAGCGCAACGGACGTTGAAACCTGAGTGGATGGCTTTAAGTAATCTTAAGTTTTTACCCATAGAGCGGCGCCGATAAATTTCACATTTTGAGCCCCCCCATTTGGTGGGGTTCGTCAATTGGTGAGGTGGTGAGCGGGCAGACTCACCAGTTTCAGTGGTCAGCGGCCCGTGTCCAGCTATCCTGGCAGGTCACCGTCTGCGCCTGGGGGTCACGTTAGACTGCCGCCATGACGAACAACTTTGACTATGACGTGCTGGTCATCGGCGCGGGTCCCGGCGGCTATCACGCGGCCATTCGCGCCTCGCAGCTCGGGCTGAAAACGGCCTGCGTGGAGCGCGGCGCGGTGGGCGGCGTCTGTCTCAATATCGGCTGCATTCCGACCAAGGCGCTGCTACACGCCGCCGAAACCATGCAGGCGAGCAAGCACGCCGCCGAGTTCGGGCTGACCTTCAGCGGGCAGGCCCTTGACATCGCCCGACTCAACGGCTGGAAAGACAGCATCGTGAAGAAGCTGACGGGCGGCGTCTCGGGGCTGTTCAAGGCCAACAAGGTCACGCTGCTCACCGGACAGGCCAGCTTCGTGGACGACCACACCGTGCAGGTGGGCGACAAGACCTACACGGCGGCCAACATCATCATCGCCACCGGCTCCGACCCGGCCAAACTGCCGGGGCTGGAAGTGGACCAGCAGCAGATCGTGGACTCGACCGGCGCGCTGGTCATGCCCGACCCGGTGCCGGCCCGGATGCTGTGCGTGGGCGGCGGCGTGATCGGCTTCGAGTTCGCGCAGGTCTACAACAACCTCGGCAGCCAGGTCAAAATCATCGAGTTTCTGCCCAGCGTGATTCCCGGCGCCGACGCCGACGCGGTCAAGGAATTTTCCAAGATCATGAGCCGGCAGGGCATCGAAATCGTGACCCAGATGAAGGCCAACCGCGCAGAGAAAAAGAGCGACGGCGTGCATGTGGAACTCGAAAACGTGAAGACCGGCGAGAAGACCACCGAAGTCTTTGACCGGGTGCTCGTCGCCGTGGGCCGCCGCCCGCGCACCGACGGCCTGAACCCGGAACAAGCCGGCGTGACCGTGACCGAGCGCGGCTTCATTCCCGCCGACAAGCAGCAGCGCACCAACGTGCCGCACATCTTCTCCATCGGGGACGTGGCCGGCAACCCCATGCTGGCGCACAAGGCGATGAAGGAGGGGCTGGTGGCCGCCGAGGTCATCGCCGGTAAACCCGCCGAGCAGGACGCCGTCGCCATTCCCGGCGTGGTCTACACCAACCCCGAGCTCGCCTGGGTGGGTCTGACCGAAGCCGAGGCGCAGGAGAAGGGCTACGAGGTCAAGACCGGCGTGTTCCCCATGAGCGCCTCAGGCCGCGCCATGACGCTGCAAGCCACCGAAGGCTTTGTCAAGATGGTCGTGGAGAAAGACACCGACCTGCTGCTGGGCGTGCACATCGTGGCGCCGCACGCCTCAGACATGCTCGCCGAAGCGGGGCTGGCGCTCGAAATGGCCGCCACCGCCACCGACATTTCGCTGACCATCCACGCGCACCCCACGCTGGGCGAGTCCATCTTGGAAGCGGCGGAAGCGAGCCACAAGCAGGCGATTCATATCGTGAACCGCTGAGGCGACAGCGGGCACCACGTCAATTCACAAAGAGAACTCCCCGACCAAGACCGGCGGGGAGTTCTTTTTTCATGCTGCTCAGATGCGCTGGCGACGGGGCCTGACCCGATTGTAGAGCTTGAAGGCCAGCACGCCGAAGCCCGCGAGGCCCAGCACAGCCAGCAGCGGCGCAAAGACGGCGAGGACGCTCAGCGTGAGGCTGCCCGCGTCCTCGGCGGCGCTGATGACCGGATTGCCGAGGCCCGCCGTGGTGGCGGTGGAGACGGGGCGCAAGGCGCTGCGGGTGGCGTGGACCCCGCCCGCGACCAGTAGGCCGAGCACGGCGCTGACCGCCGGGGGCACGTCGGCCACGCCCATCTGCGAGGCGGCGAGCACCGCTCCGGCCCCGGTGTTGATGACGGTGCCCGCGACGTGGAGCGCGTGGTCTACGCCGGGAATCTTGTCACCGACAAAATCGAGCACGCCGAGCAGCCCGACCAGCACCATGAAATAAGGGTTCGAGATGATGTCGAAGGGCGCACCCAGGTGCATAAAGCCGAAGTGGTCGAGTGCCCCCACGATCAGCAGCGGAATGTAGGCGTTCAGCCCCGCCGCACCCGACAGGCCCAGCGCCGAAAGCAAACCGGAGAACAGTTCCATACCGCTCCTGAATACGCGCCGCCAGGACAGAAGTTGCCTGGGTCACCTTGAGTCAGTCTTGAGCGTCACCCGGTGCCCCGTCCGCTGCCGGTGCCGGGGCGGCTGGCGGGGCAGGCGGCTGGGGGCGCAGGTCGGTGCCGTTGTACATCTGCTGCGCTTCGGCGAGTCCCTGCACCGCCCACAGCTCCGCCGCGCCAACCCCGAGGCGCACGAGTTCGGCGAGCGTTTCGCGTTCCTCGTCGCGCCACTTGCTCAGCACCCAGTCGGCGGGGTCACGGCCAGCGGGGGGGCGGGAAATGCCGATTTTGAGCCGGGGAAAGCGGTCGT from Deinococcus radiodurans R1 = ATCC 13939 = DSM 20539 includes these protein-coding regions:
- a CDS encoding cation:proton antiporter; its protein translation is MRVSWFLLLLPFVLTSALAATSAASHASGPPAFMGQLTLLLLVAGATAFASFRLGLVPIIGFLFAGVLAGPSALGIIDDPALIGAASEIGVMLLLFTIGIEFSLDKLARIFRLIFVGGGLQVLLTVAAVTGVLLAFGVSLPNAVFTGFLLSLSSTAIVTKILESRGGVGSPTGQASLGILIFQDLAVVVMVLLVPMLAGQGGGAGGLVVALLKAGGIVAAVLLLARRVVPKLLEVVARTCSQEIFLLSTLSLCFATAYLTSLAGVSLALGAFLAGLLVSESRFGQQAFGEILPLQILFSAAFFLSVGLQLDLGFLWTHLPLVLGAVAVFAVLKALAAALSVRLLGFPLATAAATGWLLAQVGEFSFVLESSGRALGLSPAGLGETGTQTFIAATVLLMALTPVMATLGERLGALGRARPAPTAAPAEAPTRAEPNPEAPLAHLSGHVLVAGFGDHARRLVKGLAAQQVPFGVLTLSPDGAAQVTAHGYPVLIGDYARAGLLGDAGLASARALVVLDDVPEMTARVIGVARTLNPELTIVAHTDEPGEIATLRGVGATHVLTSTDAVARGVLGL
- the bshB1 gene encoding bacillithiol biosynthesis deacetylase BshB1 yields the protein MTPTLQTVYGEAQPLDWLCLAPHPDDAEIGAGGTLIRLAQAGRAVGILELTRGEKGTQGTPAERQAECVAAARLMDLSWRGQLGLPDGELADTPPFAHALAAALRTVRPRVLVVPHWHDRHPDHFGTYHLTKRAIHLAALKKADLGGDPWRVQRVLLYQGNSDISANVLVDIGSVMTEWEAAIRAHTSQFAGGYVSETVTPEIIERRQGRLTYWGTLLRVKYAEPFEAEEPLLLDPLGL
- a CDS encoding DUF4126 domain-containing protein, producing MELFSGLLSALGLSGAAGLNAYIPLLIVGALDHFGFMHLGAPFDIISNPYFMVLVGLLGVLDFVGDKIPGVDHALHVAGTVINTGAGAVLAASQMGVADVPPAVSAVLGLLVAGGVHATRSALRPVSTATTAGLGNPVISAAEDAGSLTLSVLAVFAPLLAVLGLAGFGVLAFKLYNRVRPRRQRI
- the rpmF gene encoding 50S ribosomal protein L32 — its product is MAKHPVPKKKTSKSKRDMRRSHHALTAPNLTECPQCHGKKLSHHICPNCGYYDGRQVLAV
- a CDS encoding UBP-type zinc finger domain-containing protein, translating into MCGAGRLVGAPARVHDCGHTGCCDSSPNRHATAHAQSSAHPVIRSLEPGEAWAYCYVHDRTAPR
- the lpdA gene encoding dihydrolipoyl dehydrogenase, with protein sequence MTNNFDYDVLVIGAGPGGYHAAIRASQLGLKTACVERGAVGGVCLNIGCIPTKALLHAAETMQASKHAAEFGLTFSGQALDIARLNGWKDSIVKKLTGGVSGLFKANKVTLLTGQASFVDDHTVQVGDKTYTAANIIIATGSDPAKLPGLEVDQQQIVDSTGALVMPDPVPARMLCVGGGVIGFEFAQVYNNLGSQVKIIEFLPSVIPGADADAVKEFSKIMSRQGIEIVTQMKANRAEKKSDGVHVELENVKTGEKTTEVFDRVLVAVGRRPRTDGLNPEQAGVTVTERGFIPADKQQRTNVPHIFSIGDVAGNPMLAHKAMKEGLVAAEVIAGKPAEQDAVAIPGVVYTNPELAWVGLTEAEAQEKGYEVKTGVFPMSASGRAMTLQATEGFVKMVVEKDTDLLLGVHIVAPHASDMLAEAGLALEMAATATDISLTIHAHPTLGESILEAAEASHKQAIHIVNR
- a CDS encoding trimeric intracellular cation channel family protein; the encoded protein is MNDTLLTTYTLAEGLHWLDLIGVLAFAMSGALLGVRKRFDLFGVLVLGAVTAVGGGAIRDSLTGQTPPLFLRDETYLWTALLGALLAFAFGERLARFERTLSLFDSAGLALFATSGALGAIKIGLGPLGVVFAGMLSGVGGGIIRDLIANEVPEVMYRRDQLYATAAAAGAGAVWLLAPHFTPFQAQAGGALLVLFLRWVSRRQWVRLPVRRLPE